One genomic segment of Streptomyces sp. TLI_146 includes these proteins:
- a CDS encoding ATP/GTP-binding protein, whose amino-acid sequence MDTEGTHDARGTEARPVPRPAGPPPVPAPPPAFPPQPARPPGRPPLGEWLRTPRAAAEPGLWRYGHRPRPTDAVHRVPDRALLSGAVIALLAAVLVWSLWRNGYVPHRMVPLELFTPSDWWGWHRRPPAALTALAAYNSLVAVAVIYVFGHFGNWREVFRRYAVDHPQPARAVRTALVAIALAWFVIWADDWLPFYSLAFGVVPHSWIFSDDPVATKDATDTVTTVYHVVVVVAALWVCGRAGDWLGLFRERTGRPGTRTPAPAGAPADWPQLREAGQHAAADRLAADAESGRMNDVDCARIRRAWTSVVADPARLPAFTDAVLRDGARACLHPSGDRDLPARAATHDLLTSQVRLGTFADLDNNPPARRGAGAAVDPAALGTSLLALGPSGAGKTRRLVRPVVESLALQALAGQAAVVAVGAAGTPLGADEAYDVIVRPGDPASEYDLDLYGGTVDPDEAAALLAEACAGDLPDADVRRAATALAQLLGPYRAAYGRFPSVPRLRELLDGSGDALEELRAGLDRAAHPALHRELDARVRQVGIPGDPGLVLADRLACLDRPAFAAFFDTTGQSRPFSLRALEHPVRVRVDLPERAHPEAARLLNRLLLAQFTTSAVARHDRSLFACLVLDDATHAVTAGSVRALQRLRQANAGVVLTLRALGDVPERLHTSLLAAVGCHMAFCGVTTWDGQLLAQLWGTEWIETTEVAKHAVFADQPVTRALHALRKLATGKPVTRDAVTVRKVERERWSASQLAHQVPAGHAVLSLTDVAGEHAPPLLVDLRESENRL is encoded by the coding sequence ATGGACACCGAAGGCACGCACGACGCACGGGGTACCGAGGCGCGGCCGGTGCCGCGCCCTGCCGGGCCGCCGCCCGTCCCGGCGCCGCCGCCCGCCTTCCCGCCGCAGCCCGCCCGGCCTCCGGGGCGCCCGCCGCTGGGCGAGTGGCTGCGGACCCCGCGCGCGGCCGCAGAGCCCGGGCTCTGGCGGTACGGGCACCGGCCGCGCCCCACCGACGCCGTCCACCGGGTGCCCGACCGGGCGCTGCTCAGCGGTGCGGTGATCGCGCTGCTCGCGGCCGTCCTGGTGTGGTCGCTGTGGCGCAACGGGTACGTGCCGCACCGGATGGTGCCGCTCGAACTGTTCACGCCGTCCGACTGGTGGGGGTGGCACCGCAGGCCCCCGGCCGCGCTGACCGCGCTCGCCGCCTACAACAGCCTGGTCGCGGTCGCCGTCATCTATGTCTTCGGCCACTTCGGCAACTGGCGCGAGGTCTTCCGGCGGTACGCGGTGGACCACCCGCAGCCCGCGCGCGCGGTGCGCACCGCGCTGGTGGCGATCGCCCTGGCCTGGTTCGTGATCTGGGCCGACGACTGGCTGCCGTTCTACTCGCTGGCCTTCGGCGTGGTGCCGCACTCGTGGATCTTCAGCGACGACCCGGTGGCCACCAAGGACGCCACCGACACGGTGACCACCGTCTACCACGTAGTGGTAGTGGTGGCCGCGCTGTGGGTCTGCGGCCGGGCGGGCGACTGGCTCGGACTCTTCCGCGAGCGCACCGGGCGTCCGGGCACCCGGACGCCCGCCCCCGCCGGTGCCCCCGCCGACTGGCCCCAGCTGCGCGAGGCCGGGCAGCACGCCGCCGCCGACCGGCTGGCCGCCGACGCGGAGAGCGGCAGGATGAACGACGTGGACTGCGCCCGCATCCGGCGCGCCTGGACGTCGGTGGTCGCCGACCCGGCCCGGCTCCCCGCGTTCACGGACGCGGTGCTGCGCGACGGCGCGCGCGCCTGTCTGCACCCCTCCGGCGACCGCGACCTGCCCGCCCGCGCCGCCACCCACGACCTGCTCACCTCGCAGGTGCGGCTCGGCACGTTCGCGGACCTGGACAACAACCCGCCCGCCCGCCGGGGCGCGGGCGCCGCCGTCGACCCGGCGGCGCTCGGCACCTCGCTGCTCGCCCTCGGCCCCTCCGGCGCGGGAAAGACCCGCCGCCTGGTGCGGCCCGTGGTGGAGTCGCTGGCGCTCCAGGCGCTGGCCGGACAGGCCGCCGTGGTCGCCGTCGGCGCCGCGGGCACGCCCCTGGGCGCGGACGAGGCGTACGACGTGATCGTGCGGCCCGGCGACCCGGCGTCCGAGTACGACCTGGACCTCTACGGCGGCACCGTCGACCCCGACGAGGCCGCCGCCCTGCTCGCGGAGGCCTGCGCCGGGGACCTGCCCGACGCCGACGTCCGCCGGGCCGCCACCGCGCTCGCCCAGCTCCTCGGGCCCTACCGGGCGGCGTACGGGCGCTTCCCCTCGGTGCCCCGGCTGCGCGAGCTGCTCGACGGATCGGGCGACGCGCTGGAGGAGCTCCGCGCCGGCCTCGACCGCGCGGCGCACCCCGCGCTCCACCGCGAACTGGACGCGCGCGTGCGCCAGGTCGGCATCCCCGGCGACCCGGGCCTGGTCCTCGCGGACCGTCTCGCCTGTCTGGACCGGCCCGCCTTCGCCGCCTTCTTCGACACCACCGGCCAGAGCCGCCCGTTCTCGCTGCGCGCCCTGGAGCACCCCGTACGGGTGCGGGTCGACCTGCCCGAGCGGGCGCACCCGGAGGCGGCGCGGCTGCTGAACCGTCTGCTGCTCGCCCAGTTCACGACGAGCGCGGTGGCCCGCCACGACCGCTCGCTGTTCGCCTGCCTGGTCCTGGACGACGCCACGCACGCGGTGACCGCGGGCTCCGTACGGGCCCTGCAGCGGCTGCGGCAGGCCAACGCCGGTGTGGTGCTCACCCTGCGGGCGCTGGGCGACGTACCCGAACGGCTGCACACCTCGCTGCTCGCGGCGGTCGGCTGCCATATGGCGTTCTGCGGGGTCACCACCTGGGACGGGCAGCTCCTGGCGCAGCTGTGGGGCACCGAGTGGATCGAGACGACCGAGGTCGCCAAGCACGCGGTCTTCGCCGACCAGCCGGTGACCCGGGCGCTGCACGCGCTGCGCAAGCTCGCCACGGGCAAGCCGGTGACCCGGGACGCGGTCACCGTGCGCAAGGTCGAGCGGGAGCGCTGGTCCGCCTCCCAGCTCGCCCACCAGGTGCCCGCCGGGCACGCGGTGCTCTCGCTCACCGACGTCGCGGGCGAGCACGCGCCGCCGCTCCTGGTGGACCTGCGGGAGTCCGAAAACAGGCTCTGA
- a CDS encoding PucR family transcriptional regulator: MPPTLASLVQHSALKLTVRAGEDRLDTPVRWAHVSELADPVPYMEGGELLLITAMKLDAEDPQTMRRYVRRLSGAGVVGLGFAVGVTYDTVPDALLDAAREEDFPLLEVPRRTPFLAISKAVSAAIAADQYRAVTAGFEAQRELTRAALAGPGELLARLAAHVDGWAALYDTSGAVVAVQPEWAGRRAARLTADVARLRDRAAPASAVVGGSDDRSDDRVELQSLGTGRRVRGALAVGTGAPLGTAERYAVHSAVALLTLTTERSRALQLAEQRLGAAVLGMLLSGQQDHARAVAGDLYGGLLDAPFRLAIAEAEGESADLGALAEAMESAAARSGEAVLVVPEGDRLVVLAADGGDAVAACVSFAPEEGAELVIGLSAPAGPIAAASAYKQAEQALSVARRRGKPLVEHEELVAGSLVPLLADDAVRAFADGMLRALYEHDATGRGDLVASLRAWLSRHGQWDAAAADLGVHRHTLRYRMRRVEEILGRSLDDPDVRMELWLALKAGSQGEG, from the coding sequence ATGCCGCCCACCCTCGCCTCCCTCGTCCAGCACTCGGCGCTGAAGCTCACCGTGCGCGCGGGCGAGGACCGGCTGGACACGCCGGTGCGCTGGGCGCACGTCAGCGAGCTCGCCGACCCCGTCCCCTACATGGAGGGCGGCGAGCTCCTGCTCATCACCGCGATGAAGCTGGACGCCGAGGACCCGCAGACGATGCGGCGCTATGTGCGCAGGCTCTCCGGCGCCGGGGTCGTCGGGCTGGGCTTCGCGGTCGGCGTCACCTACGACACGGTGCCGGACGCGCTGCTCGACGCGGCCCGCGAGGAGGACTTCCCCCTTTTGGAGGTGCCGCGCCGCACCCCGTTCCTGGCGATCTCCAAGGCCGTCTCGGCGGCCATCGCGGCCGACCAGTACCGGGCGGTCACCGCGGGCTTCGAGGCCCAGCGCGAGCTGACCCGGGCCGCGCTCGCGGGCCCCGGCGAGCTGCTCGCCCGGCTCGCGGCGCACGTCGACGGCTGGGCGGCGCTGTACGACACGTCGGGCGCGGTGGTCGCGGTGCAGCCGGAGTGGGCGGGGCGCCGGGCGGCCCGGCTCACCGCCGACGTGGCCCGGCTGCGCGACCGGGCCGCCCCGGCCAGCGCCGTGGTCGGCGGCTCCGACGACCGCTCGGACGACCGCGTCGAGCTCCAGTCGCTCGGCACCGGGCGACGGGTGCGCGGGGCGCTCGCGGTCGGTACGGGGGCGCCGCTGGGCACGGCCGAGCGGTACGCGGTGCACTCCGCGGTCGCGCTGCTGACCTTGACCACCGAGCGTTCGCGGGCCCTGCAACTGGCCGAGCAGCGCCTCGGCGCGGCGGTGCTGGGCATGCTGCTGTCCGGGCAGCAGGACCATGCCCGCGCGGTGGCGGGCGATCTGTACGGCGGGCTGCTCGATGCCCCGTTCCGGCTCGCCATCGCGGAGGCCGAGGGGGAGTCGGCCGACCTCGGGGCGCTCGCCGAGGCGATGGAGTCGGCGGCGGCGCGCTCCGGCGAGGCGGTCCTGGTGGTACCCGAGGGCGACCGGCTCGTGGTGCTGGCGGCCGACGGCGGCGACGCGGTGGCCGCGTGCGTCTCCTTCGCCCCGGAGGAGGGCGCCGAGCTGGTGATCGGCCTGTCCGCCCCGGCCGGGCCGATCGCGGCGGCGTCCGCGTACAAGCAGGCCGAGCAGGCCCTGTCGGTGGCCCGGCGCCGGGGCAAGCCGCTGGTCGAGCACGAGGAGCTGGTGGCGGGCTCGCTGGTGCCGCTGCTGGCGGACGACGCGGTACGGGCGTTCGCGGACGGGATGCTGCGGGCGCTGTACGAGCACGACGCGACCGGGCGGGGCGATCTGGTGGCCTCGCTGCGGGCGTGGCTGTCACGGCACGGCCAGTGGGACGCGGCGGCGGCGGACCTGGGCGTCCACCGGCACACGCTGCGGTACCGGATGCGGCGGGTGGAGGAGATCCTGGGCCGCTCCCTGGACGACCCGGACGTCCGGATGGAACTCTGGCTGGCCCTCAAGGCGGGTTCGCAGGGCGAGGGCTAG
- a CDS encoding aldehyde dehydrogenase family protein yields MTSTHAFWLAGRQATGEDSFDVTSPWDGRLVGKVSVPTEAQVEEAVAAAHAVVDEFAATPAHVRAAALDHVSKRLTERTEEIAQLISAENGKPIKWARGEVGRAVSVFRFAAEEARRFNGGEAQRLDTDAGGKGRLALTRRFPKGVVLGIAPFNFPLNLCAHKVAPAIAVGAPIILKPAPATPLSGLILGELLAETELPAGSWSVLPVANDKMPALVQDDRLPVISFTGSDKVGYAIMDSVPRKHCTLELGGNGAAVVLADFASEEDLDWAATRIATFSNYQGGQSCISVQRVIADAAVYDRLLPKIVAAVEAQVTGDPSDASTDVGPLVSEDAAKRVESWVDEAVQAGAKLLAGGKRDGAAYAPTVLTEVPADTTLACEEVFGPVLTVQKVDGEDEAFAAVNSSKYGLQAGVFTHNVQTAFRAHRALEVGGVIVGDVPSYRADQMPYGGAKASGVGREGVRYAMDDYTYERVLVLTGLAL; encoded by the coding sequence ATGACTTCCACCCACGCCTTCTGGCTCGCCGGCCGCCAGGCCACCGGTGAGGACAGCTTCGACGTCACCTCCCCCTGGGACGGCCGGCTGGTCGGCAAGGTGAGCGTTCCGACCGAGGCCCAGGTCGAGGAGGCCGTCGCCGCCGCGCACGCCGTGGTCGACGAGTTCGCCGCGACCCCCGCGCACGTACGCGCCGCCGCCCTCGACCACGTCTCCAAGCGCCTCACCGAGCGCACCGAGGAGATCGCCCAGCTCATCTCCGCCGAGAACGGCAAGCCCATCAAGTGGGCCCGCGGCGAGGTCGGCCGCGCCGTGTCCGTGTTCCGGTTCGCGGCCGAGGAGGCCCGCCGCTTCAACGGTGGCGAGGCCCAGCGGCTGGACACCGACGCGGGCGGCAAGGGCCGTCTCGCCCTGACCCGCCGCTTCCCCAAGGGCGTCGTCCTCGGCATCGCGCCGTTCAACTTCCCGCTGAACCTGTGCGCCCACAAGGTCGCCCCGGCCATCGCGGTCGGCGCGCCGATCATCCTCAAGCCCGCCCCGGCCACCCCGCTCTCCGGCCTCATCCTCGGCGAGCTGCTCGCCGAGACCGAGCTCCCGGCCGGCTCGTGGAGCGTCCTGCCGGTCGCCAACGACAAGATGCCGGCCCTGGTGCAGGACGACCGCCTCCCGGTCATCTCCTTCACCGGCTCCGACAAGGTCGGCTACGCGATCATGGACTCGGTGCCGCGCAAGCACTGCACCCTGGAGCTCGGCGGCAACGGCGCGGCCGTGGTCCTCGCCGACTTCGCCTCCGAGGAGGACCTGGACTGGGCGGCGACCCGTATCGCCACCTTCTCCAACTACCAGGGCGGCCAGTCCTGCATCTCCGTGCAGCGCGTGATCGCCGACGCCGCCGTCTACGACCGGCTGCTGCCGAAGATCGTCGCGGCCGTCGAGGCGCAGGTCACCGGTGACCCGTCCGACGCCTCCACCGACGTCGGCCCGCTGGTCAGCGAGGACGCCGCCAAGCGCGTCGAGTCCTGGGTCGACGAGGCCGTGCAGGCCGGCGCCAAGCTGCTCGCGGGCGGCAAGCGCGACGGCGCCGCCTACGCCCCGACCGTCCTCACCGAGGTCCCGGCCGACACCACCCTCGCCTGCGAGGAGGTCTTCGGACCGGTCCTCACCGTGCAGAAGGTGGACGGCGAGGACGAGGCCTTCGCGGCCGTCAACTCCTCCAAGTACGGCCTCCAGGCGGGCGTCTTCACGCACAACGTGCAGACCGCCTTCCGCGCCCACCGCGCCCTGGAGGTCGGCGGCGTGATCGTCGGCGACGTCCCCTCGTACCGCGCGGACCAGATGCCGTACGGCGGCGCCAAGGCCTCCGGCGTCGGCCGCGAGGGCGTCCGCTACGCGATGGACGACTACACGTACGAGCGCGTGCTCGTCCTGACGGGCCTCGCCCTCTAG
- a CDS encoding acyl-CoA dehydrogenase family protein — protein MTAPHGTPKVSEREARRVAEAAREQDWRKPSFAKELFLGRFRLDLIHPHPLPATEDVERGEAFLAKLRDFCETKIDGALIERESQIPDEVINGLKELGALGMKIDTKYGGLGLTQVYYNKALALAGSASPAIGALLSAHQSIGVPQPLKLFGTQEQRDTFLPRCARTDISAFLLTEPDVGSDPARLATSAVPDGDDAYVLDGVKLWTTNGVVADLLVVMARVPKSEGHKGGITAFVVEADSPGVTVENRNAFMGLRGIENGVTRFHQVRVPASHRIGPEGAGLKIALTTLNTGRLSLPAMCVGAGKWCLKIAREWSAAREQWGKPIAQHEAVGSKISFIAATTFALEAVLDLSSQMADEDRNDIRIEAALAKLYGSEMAWLMADELVQIRGGRGFETADSLAARGERAVPAEQILRDLRINRIFEGSTEIMHLLIAREAVDAHLSVAGDLIDPDKKLPDKAKAGANAAAFYARWLPKLLSGPGQLPNSYSEFGDLAQHIRYVERAARKLARSTFYAMSRWQGRMETKQGFLGRIVDIGAELFAMSAACVRAELLRTTGDHGREAHQLADVFCRQARIRVDELFERLWANTDEVDRRVVTGVLAGTYTWLEEGVVDPSGDGPWIADATPGPAKRDNVHRPIR, from the coding sequence ATGACCGCACCACACGGCACACCGAAGGTCTCCGAGCGCGAAGCGCGCCGGGTCGCGGAAGCCGCGCGCGAGCAGGACTGGCGCAAACCGAGCTTCGCGAAGGAACTCTTCCTCGGTCGCTTCCGGCTCGACCTCATCCATCCGCATCCGCTGCCCGCCACGGAGGACGTGGAGCGCGGCGAGGCGTTCCTCGCCAAACTGCGGGACTTCTGCGAGACGAAGATCGACGGCGCCCTCATCGAGCGCGAGTCGCAGATCCCCGACGAGGTGATCAACGGGCTCAAGGAGCTCGGCGCCCTCGGGATGAAGATCGACACCAAGTACGGCGGCCTCGGCCTCACCCAGGTGTACTACAACAAGGCGCTCGCGCTGGCCGGTTCCGCCAGCCCCGCGATCGGCGCGCTGCTCTCGGCGCATCAGTCGATCGGTGTACCGCAGCCGCTGAAGCTCTTCGGCACCCAGGAGCAGCGCGACACCTTCCTGCCGCGCTGCGCCCGTACCGACATCTCCGCCTTCCTGCTCACCGAGCCCGACGTCGGCTCCGACCCGGCCCGGCTCGCCACCTCGGCGGTCCCGGACGGCGACGACGCGTACGTCCTGGACGGTGTGAAGCTCTGGACCACCAACGGCGTCGTCGCCGACCTGCTGGTCGTCATGGCGCGGGTGCCGAAGTCCGAGGGGCACAAGGGCGGCATCACCGCGTTCGTCGTCGAGGCCGACTCGCCCGGCGTCACCGTGGAGAACCGCAACGCCTTCATGGGCCTGCGCGGCATCGAGAACGGCGTCACCCGCTTCCACCAGGTCCGCGTCCCCGCCTCGCACCGGATCGGCCCCGAGGGCGCCGGTCTGAAGATCGCCCTGACCACGCTCAACACCGGGCGTCTCTCGCTGCCCGCGATGTGCGTGGGCGCGGGCAAGTGGTGTCTGAAGATCGCCCGCGAGTGGTCGGCGGCGCGTGAGCAGTGGGGCAAGCCGATCGCCCAGCACGAGGCCGTGGGCAGCAAGATCTCGTTCATCGCGGCCACCACCTTCGCCCTGGAGGCGGTGCTCGACCTGTCCTCGCAGATGGCCGACGAGGACCGCAACGACATCCGCATCGAGGCCGCCCTCGCCAAGCTGTACGGCTCCGAGATGGCCTGGCTGATGGCCGACGAGCTGGTCCAGATCCGCGGCGGGCGCGGCTTCGAGACCGCCGACTCGCTGGCCGCCCGGGGCGAGCGGGCCGTACCGGCCGAGCAGATCCTGCGCGATCTGCGCATCAACCGGATCTTCGAGGGCTCCACCGAGATCATGCACCTGCTGATCGCCCGGGAGGCCGTCGACGCCCATCTGTCCGTCGCGGGCGACCTGATCGACCCCGACAAGAAGCTGCCCGACAAGGCCAAGGCGGGCGCCAACGCCGCCGCCTTCTACGCCCGCTGGCTGCCCAAACTGCTCTCCGGGCCGGGCCAACTGCCCAACTCCTACAGCGAGTTCGGGGACCTCGCGCAGCACATCCGGTACGTCGAGCGGGCCGCCCGCAAGCTGGCCCGCTCCACGTTCTACGCGATGTCGCGCTGGCAGGGCCGGATGGAGACCAAGCAGGGCTTCCTCGGCCGGATCGTCGACATCGGCGCCGAACTGTTCGCGATGAGCGCCGCCTGCGTACGGGCGGAGCTGCTGCGCACCACCGGCGACCACGGCCGCGAGGCACACCAGCTGGCCGACGTCTTCTGCCGCCAGGCCCGGATCCGGGTGGACGAGCTCTTCGAGCGGCTGTGGGCCAACACCGACGAAGTGGACCGCAGGGTCGTCACCGGCGTCCTGGCCGGGACGTACACCTGGCTGGAGGAGGGCGTCGTCGACCCGTCGGGCGACGGCCCGTGGATCGCTGACGCGACACCGGGACCGGCGAAGCGGGACAACGTCCACCGCCCGATCCGCTGA